From the Kallotenue papyrolyticum genome, the window CTCCTCCCGTGACAGTTTTGTACATGCTCAGTAGCGACAGCGTGGGAAGGAACCATCGATGTTGATTTGTTTCAATGGGGTTGATGGGTCAGGCAAAAGTTTTCAGGCTCAGCGGTTAATGGAGCGCCTCGATCAGGCAGGCTATCCAGCTGTACAGGTCTGGAATGGAGGCAAATCCTCAGTTACGCGTTACATCATTATGGTGGGCAAGCGAGTGCTGGGGGCACCGCAACGTCGAGAACTGGGAAAGAAAGCACCGCCGCAGACGGTGGCGCGCTACAACGCGTATCTGGGCTCGATGCAACGAATGTTCCGGCGGCGGTGGCTGCGGACGCTGTGGCTACACATCTCTTTGTTGGAACATGCGCTTGAGATCTGGGTGGCCACCTTGCCGCACCTGATGCGCGGCCGGGTTGTCATCAGCGATCGCTATCTGTACGATACGGTGGTCAATATAGCTGTTCTTTCCGGGTTGCCGGCCGACGAGTTGCCCGCGCTGCTGCGCGCGACGCGCTTTTATCCGGTCCCTCGCCCCCAGCGCTGGTTCTTTTTAGATGTGTCTCCCGAGGAAGCCTTCCGCCGTAAAGATGACATCGCCGATCTCGCCTTCCTGGAGCGGCGGGTGCCGCTGTATCGACAGTTGGCGGGTGAGTATGGGCTGGTAACGCTCGACGCTGCAGCCGATCCCGATACGATTAGCGAGCTGATCTGGTCCCAGGTAGAGCCACTATTGCCGCGCTCTGCTTCGGCGGTTGTTTAACTCAGGCAGAGGTCCGGTTGACACGGGGAGAGTCTATGACGAGGAGTGTTCCATCGTATGCTGCTCGTGTGGCGCACCGGGGTCCATCGCTGCTTCGACAGCCATTGGTGTTGGCGCTCATAACCGCACTGGTTGCTGTGATCTATGGCGTTGGCCTTGCATCGTCGCTCCAACTCTTATGGTTGATCGCTGTACCGGCGGCTCTGGCGCTGCTTGTGCTTGCTTTTGTGCGTCCAGACCTGGTCGCGATTATTGTTCTAGCTATCACCTGGGGGTATATCTCCGAAATAGCGAATAAATATCACGGTATACCTTCTATTAGTAAGCCAATTGTTGTTTTGCTTGTAGTGGTGTTGATGTTTCGTTTTTTGTTTGTGCGTCGGGAAA encodes:
- a CDS encoding dTMP kinase; this encodes MLICFNGVDGSGKSFQAQRLMERLDQAGYPAVQVWNGGKSSVTRYIIMVGKRVLGAPQRRELGKKAPPQTVARYNAYLGSMQRMFRRRWLRTLWLHISLLEHALEIWVATLPHLMRGRVVISDRYLYDTVVNIAVLSGLPADELPALLRATRFYPVPRPQRWFFLDVSPEEAFRRKDDIADLAFLERRVPLYRQLAGEYGLVTLDAAADPDTISELIWSQVEPLLPRSASAVV